A genomic region of Drosophila kikkawai strain 14028-0561.14 chromosome X, DkikHiC1v2, whole genome shotgun sequence contains the following coding sequences:
- the OtopLc gene encoding proton channel OtopLc produces MDSSPDLSLKLRRGSSDSRDNFYMDFAQGIDSDIEEVDTAQAQGQGQEVPPPPPPLPTVSLAEEVMLLVAPPPPPLPTLLGQPLPTLTETDDIPPTPTPPPQQEEDQDPQEDDQEEEDEEEVEEEPEPEEEGAGSVLDLALIPPPPLSPLDDAGLRTDDDGEGEETDDAEDAVPMPLPQEQPEEAQEELEENPEEEKEDSDDEDKSTPPPPLPPLPSNLSYVQGHNLGQVVTPPLTKSPSTSPSPPVTPPPCPELNLSRMVSSPPAQHISQIPPLTPSSESENEAESQPNSPPLPNPRLEPEAEVEPEPEPVSGAREDYSRSLDNEDESTTITTPPSNGYSASSIIAPPPEHFGELDEDRGFIPPPPLDQADEEEEEEPEPEPDNEEEEEELTKVETDELSVDRESLQEQPGDSISSPRAASIASGALAGLTGSISASIGGGGSPKPESRGPSRSGSQRSQQMRGSQPGSRQSSQPGSRAGSQPGSRIGSRTGSVASAGHAAGILSPQASIKSQTSVRSPAVSQRQSVQSPPAGEGAPVMPSPPLMRSPPPELARQMHSPPRITTPPRVCSPPLVSSPPKLAETAATAAAAAAGVTKEPASSLSSAAVGEPLEPPLATVSYQDEQKPKPAPATVVTSQPARAHFTSSHHHYHLPHQFQHPHHQNHHTHSVRVPTPTVPSSYAPPPSSSEGGSSPGDQRRRLMTPASVSGAGAGLLAATSASSAGPDLAVAVSPGRVSARSGSQHHVTIDESSLPHKSSIQETPGPSGLIVGTGEGDGDRDIGRGGGGGGDSSDPPSSPGGSSSQPGGGGGLGSQREEGQLALMYHSHQLTNYPVLPAIKRTHRPSFVYPPMPRVKAGDALATLFSALYGKLLVVMGIAFPMAEVISTYIPPSFYEVYYLYLYIGSMIFLLFMYATLLWGRPKLPVPIATSPNKSTTKASGTDSMDESDTDSNSVHRRLPPAIPVRRPSLLSPLGRQHHYGSFYLRMGAVAFGIGSMIYSGLEFGQYFELNPDTKCHNVLLALTPATRMAFIFIQMYFIFLNNEQIKVYRYKIIARFGLMHMIGTNLAVWLNVLIQETKHEILTFYNPENRTLRISHRIPGHSRGHAIIPHDPTAHLRVPRGLKGPYQIFECRRTNIIGTLVQDASPFLFPCTIEYSLICAAILYVMWRSISRPQTPNTPQRPDMISSPMKRSPHHYSVDCARAHKGLFVGILILVLTIISLIIFFVLISRPEFVAMAVTEVTICELLIYGTATIATLLGMIQIRHLQYDAYRSFSLDDILLVGAQTGSFLYNIFTVIAGHFTLRSDDMLVPINALASIVQTACQTMFILDASRRQAVSPEHIRKKPGREIVTFMLVVNLAMWAISTLEKSRAESHPIQLNFYGLWAWTIITHVSMPLAIFYRFHSTVCLCEIWKRAYKLKPTYM; encoded by the exons ATGGACAGCTCGCCGGATCTGTCGCTGAAGCTCCGACGCGGCAGCAGCGATTCGCGTGACAATTTTTACATGGACTTTGCCCAGGGCATCGACTCCGATATCGAGGAGGTGGACACAGCCCAGGCTCAGGGTCAGGGCCAGGAGGtaccaccgccaccgccgccactgCCCACAGTTTCGCTGGCCGAGGAGGTAATGCTTCTGGTggcaccaccgccgccgccactgcccACGCTGCTGGGCCAGCCGCTGCCCACGCTGACAGAGACGGATGACATACCGCCAACGCCCACGCCACCGCCACAGCAGGAAGAGGACCAGGATCCCCAGGAGGATgatcaggaggaggaggatgaagaggaggtggaggaggagccggAGCCCGAGGAGGAGGGAGCTGGCTCTGTGCTTGATCTGGCGCTGATACCACCGCCACCATTATCCCCGCTCGATGATGCCGGCCTGCGGACCGATGATGATGGCGAGGGCGAGGAGACCGATGATGCCGAGGATGCTGTGCCCATGCCACTGCCCCAGGAGCAGCCTGAAGAAGCACAAGAAGAGTTGGAGGAGAATCCCGAAGAGGAGAAGGAAGATTCCGATGATGAGGACAAGTCaacgccaccgccaccactgCCGCCGCTACCATCGAATCTCTCCTATGTCCAGGGACACAATCTCGGCCAGGTGGTTACACCGCCGCTCACCAAATCACCATCCACTTCACCCTCACCGCCCGTGACCCCGCCGCCGTGTCCAGAGCTCAATCTCAGCCGAATGGTATCCTCGCCACCGGCTCAGCACATCAGCCAGATACCGCCACTGACGCCCTCGTCGGAAAGCGAGAACGAAGCTGAATCCCAGCCCAATTCGCCGCCTCTGCCGAATCCCCGACTGGAACCCGAGGCTGAAGTTGAACCGGAACCGGAGCCGGTGAGTGGAGCTCGCGAGGACTACAGTCGTTCGTTGGACAACGAGGATGAGTCCACCACAATTACCACACCGCCAAGCAATGGCTATTCGGCCTCCTCGATCATAGCACCGCCGCCAGAGCATTTTGGTGAGCTGGACGAGGACAGGGGCTTTATACCGCCACCGCCACTTGACCAGGcagatgaggaggaggaggaggagcctgAGCCGGAGCCCGATAatgaagaggaggaggaagagctAACCAAGGTGGAGACGGATGAACTGTCCGTGGACAGGGAATCGCTGCAGGAGCAGCCCGGCGACAGCATTAGCTCGCCGCGAGCGGCCAGCATAGCCAGCGGTGCCCTGGCTGGCCTCACCGGCTCCATATCCGCCTCCATCGGTGGTGGAGGATCTCCGAAGCCGGAGAGCCGTGGACCCAGTCGCAGTGGCAGCCAGCGATCGCAGCAGATGAGGGGATCACAACCAGGATCGCGGCAGAGCTCACAGCCAGGATCAAGGGCTGGCTCCCAGCCAGGATCTCGAATTGGTTCACGCACGGGATCCGTGGCCTCGGCTGGCCATGCTGCCGGCATCCTCTCTCCCCAGGCCTCGATCAAATCGCAGACATCGGTTCGGAGTCCGGCGGTGTCGCAGCGTCAGAGCGTACAGAGCCCGCCGGCTGGTGAGGGTGCTCCGGTGATGCCATCGCCACCGCTAATGCGTAGCCCACCGCCGGAGCTGGCCCGCCAGATGCACAGTCCGCCAAGGATCACAACACCGCCGCGGGTCTGCAGTCCTCCACTGGTGAGCAGTCCGCCTAAGCTGGCGGAGACGGCAGccactgccgccgctgctgctgccggagTCACCAAGGAGCCAGCCAG CTCCCTAAGTTCCGCTGCTGTTGGCGAACCCTTGGAGCCACCGCTGGCCACCGTTAGCTACCAGGATGAGCAAAAACCAAAGCCGGCTCCGGCGACCGTGGtcaccagccagccagcccgGGCTCACTTTACCAGCAGTCACCATCACTATCACTTGCCGCACCAGTTCCAGCATCCCCACCATCAGAACCATCACACGCACAGTGTCCGGGTGCCCACGCCTACGGTGCCCAGCAGTTATGCACCGCCGCCATCGTCTTCGGAGGGCGGCAGTTCACCCGGTGATCAGCGTCGTCGTCTCATGACGCccgcttccgtttccggtGCCGGTGCTGGGCTGTTAGCCGCCACATCCGCATCCTCGGCTGGCCCAGACTTAGCAGTGGCCGTGTCGCCGGGCCGGGTATCGGCTCGTTCCGGTTCGCAGCATCATGTGACCATCGATGAGTCGAGTTTGCCGCACAAGAGCAGCATCCAGGAGACACCAGGACCCAGTGGCCTGATCGTGGGCACCGGTGAGGGTGATGGCGATCGGGATATTGGACGcggaggcggtggcggtggcgatAGCTCTGATCCCCCCTCATCGCCAGGAGGCAGTAGCTCACAGCcaggaggaggcggtggcctGGGTAGCCAGCGGGAGGAGGGGCAGCTGGCATTGATGTATCACTCGCACCAGCTGACCAACTATCCGGTGCTGCCGGCCATCAAGCGCACCCACCGGCCATCCTTTGTGTATCCGCCAATGCCGAGGGTCAAGGC cGGCGATGCCTTGGCCACCTTATTCTCTGCACTTTATGGCAAACTTTTGGTGGTTATGGGCATAGCCTTTCCCATGGCCGAGGTCATTTCCACCTATATTCCGCCATCCTTCTATGAG GTGTACTATTTGTACTTGTACATAGGCAGCATGATTTTCCTGCTCTTTATGTACGCCACCCTGCTCTGGGGACGACCCAAGTTGCCAGTGCCCATAG CCACCTCTCCCAACAAATCGACGACCAAGGCCAGTGGCACGGACAGCATGGATGAATCGGACACGGATAGCAACTCGGTGCATCGCCGCCTGCCACCGGCAATACCAGTGCGGCGACCCTCGCTGCTCTCCCCCCTGGGCAGGCAGCATCACTATGGCAGCTTCTACCTACGCATGGGGGCTGTGG CCTTTGGTATTGGCAGCATGATCTATTCGGGCCTGGAGTTTGGCCAGTACTTTGAGCTCAATCCGGATACCAAATGCCACAATGTGCTGCTGGCCCTGACACCGGCCACCCGAATGGCCTTCATCTTCATCCAGATGTACTTCATTTTCCTGAACAACGAACAGATCAAGGTGTATCGCTACAAGATTATCGCACGCTTCGGCCTGATGCACATGATCGGGACCAATCTGGCCGTATGGCTGAATGTCCTCATTCAGGAGACAAAGCATGAGATTTTGACCTTTTACAATCCGGAGAATCGTACGTTGAGGATTTCGCATAGGATACCAGGACACTCGCGTGGTCATGCCATCATACCGCATGATCCAACGGCGCATTTGAGAGTGCCCCGCGGGCTCAAGGGACCCTATCAGATTTTTGAGTGCCGCCGAACAAACATCATTGGTACTTTGGTGCAGGATGCCTCTCCATTTCTATTTCCCTGCACTATTGAGTACTCGCTGATCTGTGCCGCCATACTGTATGTGATGTGGCGCAGCATCTCCCGACCACAGACACCGAATACACCTCAACGTCCGGACATGATTAGCTCACCGATGAAGCGTTCGCCGCATCATTATTCGGTGGACTGTGCCCGCGCCCACAAGGGTCTGTTTGTGGGCATTCTCATCCTAGTGCTGACCATCATCTCACtgattattttctttgttttgatttcgcgACCCGAATTTGTGGCCATGGCCGTGACGGAGGTGACCATTTGTGAGTTGCTTATTTATGGCACAGCCACAATTGCCACATTGCTGGGCATGATACAGATCCGGCATTTGCAGTATGATGCCTACAGAAGCTTCTCCCTGGATGATATACTATTGGTGGGTGCTCAAACGGGTTCGTTTCTGTATAATATCTTTACCGTAATTGCCGGACACTTTACGCTGCGCAGCGATGATATGCTGGTACCCATTAATGCCTTGGCTTCGATTGTTCAAACTGCCTGCCAGACAATGTTTATATTGGATGCCAGCCGTCGACAGGCTGTTAGTCCAGAGCATATAAGAAAGAAGCCAGGACGGGAGATAGTCACCTTTATGCTGGTGGTCAATCTGGCCATGTGGGCGATTAGCACGTTGGAGAAATCACGAGCAGAATCCCATCCCATACAATTGAACTTTTATGGGCTGTGGGCCTGGACAATCATAACGCATGTATCGATGCCATTGGCTATATTCTATCGTTTCCATTCGACAGTTTGCTTGTGCGAGATCTGGAAGCGGGCCTATAAGCTAAAGCCAACGTATATGTGA